A single Dysgonomonas mossii DNA region contains:
- a CDS encoding efflux RND transporter permease subunit, which yields MFQKLIKFSIENKLVIGVMTVALIIWGTYSLSQLPFDSTPDITNNQVQVITQAPSLGAQEVEQFITTPLEMALANIPKVIERRSISRSGLSVITIVFKEDADIYWARQQVDQQLKEAEEVIPQGVGKISLAPISTGLGEIYHYTIRAKEGYEDKYSISDLRTMQDWIVRKQLSGTEGVAEISGWGGFVKQYEIAINADKLNAVNITIPELYTALENNNENTGGSYIEQYSNQYFIRGLGIVKSLEDIEKIPIKTVNGTPILVRDVAKVQYGNATRYGAVTRNGDGEVVAGITLMLKGENFQEVIKNVKERMAQVQKSLPEGVIIEPFIDRTQLVDRVTNTITKNLIEGGLIVIFILVLFLGNYRAGLVVASVIPLSMLFAFGMMRVFGVSGNLMSLGAIDFGLIVDGAVIIVEAVCHHIGVMKDRYKGRLLTQAEMDQEVFDSASKIRNSAAFGEIIIMIVYIPLFTLVGIEGKMFKPMAMTVFFAILGAFILSLTYVPMASALFLSKKTEHKRNISDKLMDKLNNFYRPIITKSLNWSKTLIISMVALFAVSVFMFNRMGGEFIPNLEEGDFAAEISMAQGTSLSQMIKSCSQAEKILKEQFPEVKQAVSRIGSAEIPTDPMPIERADMMIALIPKKEWTSAKTKEELMEKMEKAIGEIPGLGVEMTQPIQMRTNELVTGIKQDVAIKIYGNDLEVLSASANKIASLIKKVDGVSDPFVEKVTGLPQVQVTYNRDQLAKYGISVKDANMVLKTAFAGNEAGYVFEEDRRFDLVLRMDNDLRNNISSLENLYLPLSSGGTIPLSQVAEIKYEDAPAQVTRENGERRIYVGFNVRGRDVQSTVFDIQNILDKEFKLPAGYYYTYGGQFQNLKEAKDRLMVAVPLALLLILFLLYATLKSVKESLFVFSAIPLSAIGGIWALWLRDMPFSISAGVGFIALFGVAVLNGIVLIGQFNIFEKEGMTNIRERVIEGCMLRLRPVIMTALVASLGFLPMALSTGDGAEVQRPLATVVIGGLLTATALTLVVLPSIYKTFTKNKQE from the coding sequence ATGTTTCAAAAACTGATTAAATTCTCGATAGAGAATAAATTGGTAATTGGAGTCATGACTGTAGCCCTCATTATTTGGGGGACTTATTCCCTGTCTCAATTACCATTCGACTCTACCCCTGATATCACCAATAATCAGGTGCAGGTCATTACTCAGGCTCCATCCTTAGGAGCACAGGAAGTGGAGCAGTTTATTACTACTCCCTTAGAGATGGCTTTAGCCAATATTCCCAAAGTTATAGAAAGAAGAAGTATCAGCCGAAGTGGCTTATCCGTTATAACCATTGTATTTAAAGAAGATGCTGACATTTACTGGGCACGTCAGCAGGTAGACCAGCAACTAAAAGAAGCGGAGGAAGTTATTCCTCAAGGAGTAGGTAAGATTAGTTTAGCTCCTATATCTACCGGATTAGGAGAGATCTATCACTATACAATACGGGCAAAAGAAGGCTATGAGGATAAATACAGTATATCTGACTTGCGTACCATGCAGGATTGGATCGTTAGAAAGCAACTCTCAGGTACAGAAGGTGTAGCAGAGATAAGTGGCTGGGGAGGTTTTGTAAAACAATACGAGATAGCCATTAATGCGGATAAACTCAATGCTGTAAATATAACAATCCCTGAATTGTATACTGCACTTGAAAACAATAACGAAAATACAGGAGGGAGCTACATTGAACAATACAGTAATCAGTATTTCATACGAGGGTTAGGTATTGTCAAGTCTTTGGAAGATATAGAAAAAATACCGATTAAAACAGTCAATGGTACTCCTATCCTTGTTCGGGATGTAGCAAAAGTACAGTATGGAAATGCAACACGCTATGGTGCTGTAACCCGAAATGGAGACGGAGAAGTTGTTGCAGGTATTACCCTGATGTTGAAGGGTGAAAACTTTCAAGAGGTAATAAAAAATGTAAAAGAGCGTATGGCTCAGGTACAAAAGAGCTTACCGGAGGGAGTCATTATTGAGCCGTTTATTGACAGGACACAATTGGTAGACAGAGTAACGAATACTATTACCAAAAACCTGATAGAGGGAGGATTGATCGTTATCTTCATTCTTGTACTTTTCTTAGGAAATTACAGAGCCGGATTGGTAGTAGCTTCCGTAATACCACTATCTATGCTGTTTGCATTTGGTATGATGCGTGTGTTTGGTGTAAGTGGAAACCTGATGAGCCTCGGAGCTATCGACTTCGGATTGATTGTGGATGGGGCGGTCATCATTGTCGAGGCCGTCTGTCATCATATAGGAGTCATGAAAGACCGATATAAAGGGAGGTTGCTGACACAGGCAGAAATGGATCAGGAAGTATTTGATTCAGCTTCTAAAATAAGGAATAGTGCAGCATTTGGAGAAATCATTATCATGATTGTTTATATTCCACTTTTCACTTTGGTCGGTATAGAAGGTAAGATGTTCAAGCCAATGGCTATGACAGTGTTCTTTGCCATATTGGGTGCATTTATTCTATCTCTAACTTATGTGCCTATGGCAAGTGCATTGTTTTTAAGTAAGAAAACTGAGCACAAGCGGAATATCTCAGATAAGCTAATGGATAAGCTTAACAATTTCTATCGTCCTATTATAACCAAAAGCTTGAATTGGAGCAAAACTCTAATCATAAGTATGGTTGCACTATTTGCAGTCAGTGTATTCATGTTTAATAGAATGGGGGGCGAATTTATACCTAATCTCGAAGAAGGCGACTTTGCGGCAGAAATAAGTATGGCTCAGGGAACGTCCTTGTCACAGATGATTAAAAGCTGTTCTCAAGCTGAAAAAATACTCAAAGAACAGTTTCCTGAAGTAAAACAAGCCGTAAGCCGTATTGGTAGTGCTGAAATCCCTACTGATCCGATGCCTATTGAACGAGCGGATATGATGATTGCTTTAATTCCTAAAAAAGAATGGACATCAGCCAAAACCAAAGAGGAGCTGATGGAAAAGATGGAAAAAGCTATCGGAGAGATACCCGGATTAGGAGTGGAAATGACACAGCCGATACAAATGCGAACCAATGAGTTAGTGACAGGTATTAAACAGGATGTAGCCATTAAAATTTATGGGAATGACCTGGAAGTACTTAGCGCATCTGCCAATAAGATAGCCTCTTTGATAAAAAAAGTAGATGGAGTGAGCGATCCGTTTGTTGAAAAAGTTACCGGATTACCTCAGGTTCAGGTTACTTATAATCGAGATCAATTAGCGAAATATGGTATATCAGTCAAAGATGCCAATATGGTACTTAAAACAGCATTTGCCGGAAATGAGGCTGGATATGTGTTTGAGGAAGACCGTAGATTTGATTTGGTATTAAGAATGGATAATGATCTGAGAAATAATATCTCTTCATTAGAAAATCTATATCTGCCCCTTTCTTCAGGAGGAACAATCCCTCTTTCTCAGGTAGCTGAAATTAAATATGAAGATGCGCCTGCACAGGTAACACGCGAAAATGGGGAGAGACGAATTTATGTCGGATTTAATGTCAGAGGACGTGATGTCCAAAGCACTGTGTTTGATATTCAGAATATATTAGACAAAGAATTCAAACTACCGGCAGGATATTATTATACATACGGAGGACAATTTCAAAATCTGAAAGAAGCAAAAGACAGATTGATGGTTGCCGTTCCATTAGCATTGTTATTAATACTCTTTCTTCTATATGCCACATTGAAAAGTGTAAAAGAGTCCTTGTTTGTATTCTCTGCTATACCACTTTCGGCTATTGGAGGTATCTGGGCTCTATGGTTACGTGACATGCCTTTCAGTATTTCAGCAGGTGTCGGGTTTATTGCTTTGTTCGGCGTAGCAGTATTGAATGGTATTGTTCTGATTGGGCAATTCAACATATTTGAAAAAGAAGGAATGACAAATATTCGTGAGAGAGTAATCGAAGGGTGTATGCTTCGTTTACGTCCCGTCATCATGACTGCGCTTGTCGCATCATTAGGATTCCTGCCAATGGCATTATCTACAGGCGATGGAGCCGAAGTGCAAAGACCTCTCGCAACAGTGGTAATAGGAGGACTATTAACGGCAACGGCTCTAACATTGGTTGTGTTACCTTCTATCTATAAAACATTTACTAAAAATAAACAGGAATGA
- a CDS encoding DUF6660 family protein, translating into MRPFVFIISIYFLCLALLPCNCNIQTIDSLQDKTEQVSTAHSESDSAQEICTPFCACSSFHNPNFIAKNSFDLRNIDSTPVKKIAIYNENQTSSHLDSLWRPPKA; encoded by the coding sequence ATGAGACCATTTGTCTTTATAATAAGTATTTATTTTCTGTGTCTTGCCTTGCTTCCATGCAATTGCAATATACAGACTATAGATTCTTTACAAGATAAGACAGAACAAGTTTCAACAGCTCATAGTGAAAGCGATTCTGCTCAGGAAATATGTACTCCGTTTTGCGCATGTTCCAGCTTTCACAATCCCAATTTTATAGCAAAAAACAGCTTTGACCTGCGAAATATAGATAGTACTCCGGTCAAGAAGATTGCTATTTATAATGAAAACCAAACTTCATCTCATCTGGATAGTCTTTGGAGACCTCCTAAGGCTTAA
- a CDS encoding Fur family transcriptional regulator, producing the protein MSNSFVNLLEERDIKPTAIRILVLKAMLEFNRAFSLSDLESQLDTVDKSTISRTIHLFHEHQLIHSFDDGSGSVKYSVCSRDCHCSIEDMHAHFYCNYCKKAFCLDNISIPRFQLSPIMQIESVNLVIKGYCGQCNRLINS; encoded by the coding sequence ATGAGTAACTCTTTTGTAAATCTATTAGAAGAGCGGGATATAAAGCCAACAGCTATTCGCATACTGGTACTAAAAGCTATGCTTGAATTTAACAGAGCATTTAGTTTGTCAGATTTAGAATCTCAACTTGATACCGTAGATAAATCTACAATATCAAGAACAATACATTTATTTCATGAACATCAATTAATACATAGCTTTGATGATGGCTCTGGTTCTGTTAAGTATTCTGTATGCAGTAGAGATTGCCACTGTAGTATTGAAGATATGCACGCTCATTTTTATTGTAATTATTGTAAAAAGGCATTCTGTCTGGATAATATATCTATTCCAAGATTTCAATTATCACCCATTATGCAAATAGAAAGTGTAAACCTTGTAATTAAGGGATATTGCGGTCAATGCAATAGGCTTATTAATTCATAA